The genomic stretch ACAGCAGCCTCCGTCTCAGGGCCGATGCAATCATCGAGCTTCTTCACGGGACGTCCGAGCAGTTCAGCCAGACGAATCCCGACGGCCGTCAGGCGGTACTTGTCGTTCACCTTCCCCTTGGGACGGCCAAAATGGGAGGCCAAGATCACCTTGGCCCCTTCTTGAATCAGATATTGAATGGTCGGGAGGGCGGCCCGGATGCGGGTGTCATCGGTGATCACACCAGCCTCGTTGACGGGAACATTGAAATCGACGCGCACGAGGACGCCTTTTCCCCGCACATCGATATCGCGCACAGTCTGTTTGTTCAACGCCCAAACCTCCACCGTCAATTTCCCGGCGGGGGCGCCCCGCCGGTTCGATCGATTTACGTTGCTTCGCTATCGGAACGGCGCCTCAAGATCGCCTTCTTTGCTCGCAGCCGCCCGACGCCGGGCGGAACGAGGCCGCTTCGGGGCGATTAGAGCCCCTTGCCGGCCACGTAAGCGGCCAGGTCGATCAGGCGGCAGGAGTAGCCGTACTCGTTGTCATACCAGGCGACGATCTTGACCATATCGCCGTCGATGACCATCGTGGATAAGGCGTCAACGATAGAGGAAAAGGTGGTGCCGTTGAAATCGCGAGAGACGAGGGGCAGTTCAGAGAAGCCCAGGAAGCCCTTCATGGCCCCTTCGGAAGCCGTCTTCAGGGCCGCATTGACCTCTTCCGCCGTCGTCTTTTTCTGCACGTCCACAACCAGATCGACGACAGAGACGTTCGGCGTCGGCACGCGCATGGCGAAACCGTTCAGCTTGCCTGCCAGTTCGGGGATCACCTTGCCGATCGCCTTGGCGGCGCCCGTCGAGGTGGGCACGATGGACATGGCGGCGGCGCGGGCGCGGCGCAGGTCCTTGTGGGTCTGGTCGAGGATCTTCTGGTCGTTCGTATAGGCATGGACGGTCGTCATCAAGCCCTTGACGATGCCGAACTGGTCGTTGAGAACCTTGGCTACCGGCGCCAGGCAGTTGGTCGTACAGGAAGCGTTGGAGATGATCCGGTGCGCCGCCGGATCATAGGTGTCCTCGTTGACACCCATGACAACGGTGATGTCTTCGTTCTTGGCGGGAGCGGAGATGATCACTTTTTTCGCGCCGCCGCGCAGGTGGGCCGACGCCTTTTCGCCGTCGACGAAGAAGCCCGTCGATTCAATGACGATATCGACGCCTACGTCCCCCCAGGGAATAAGGGCCGGATCTTTTTGCGCAAAGACCTTGATCGCTTTTCCGTCGATCTCTATGCTGTCATTGCTCACTGCGACCTGTCCCTGGAAGGTGCCGTGAACGGAATCATACTTGAAGAGGTGGGCGTTTGTCTTCGCATCCGTCAGATCGTTGATGGCGACAATCTCCACTTCCGGGTTAGCGATGGCCACGCGCGCCGCGAGCCGGCCGATGCGACCAAAGCCGTTGATGCCGATACGGACTGCCATTCAATAAATCCCCCTTATTCCAAAGCAAAGTTCTCAGGTTGTACTACCCTTTTAGTCTATTCCACATTCGCTACTTAATTCCTTCCAGCACAATCTGACAACTGTCAACTTTAACCTTCGTGTAATGTCCTTTGCCGCCCTCCTTTGTCAAGGCCTGCTTTCACCGATACCGCCTGCGCTGCGCCGTCGGCGGGATGCCTAACTCCTCGCGGTATTTGGCCACTGTCCGCCGCGATAGGGGAATGCCCTGTTCGTGCAGCGACTCGGCGATCTGCTGGTCACTCAGCGGATGATGTTTATCCTCCCCATCGATCAGTTGCCGGATCAGGGGCTTGATCGCGCCGGCCGTCGCCTTCTCCTCACCGGTGGCGGTGCGAACACCGCTGCCGAAGAAAAACTTCAGTTCAAAGATGCCCCTCGGCGTCTGGGCGTATTTTCCCGCCACAGATCGGCTCACCGTCGACTCGTGAACGCCTGTCTTCAGGGCCACATCGCGCAGGGTCATCGGCTTTAAGCCCGCAAGCCCCTGCTCTAAAAAGGGGCGCTGCCGTTCGACGATGGCGCTGACGACCTTATGTAAGGTCAATCGGCGCTGTTCGATAGCGCGGATCAGCGAAAGGGCGGAATGGAGCCGCTCCTCCACATAGGCTTTTGCCTCCCCCGGCGCGCCTTCCTCGTTGAGGATGTGGCGGTAGGTCCGGTTGATGGTCAATCGGGGAAGGAGGCCGTCATTGACAAGGACCAGATACTCCCCATCGATCTGTTCAATGATCACGTCGGGCAGGATCGGTCGGTTATCCCCCTCCCTGCCAAAGGGAGTGCCGGGTTTGGGTGCGAGCTCTTTGAGCCGGTCCACCATGGCCTGGACCTCGCCGACGGTCACCTTCAGCCGTTGAGCGATGCGGTGAAGGCGCCCGGCGGCCACATCGGGCAGGTGGTCCTCCAAGATCCGCTCCAGATGGGGCGTCAACTTCCCCTGCCGGCAAAGCTGGATGCGCAAGCATTCCGCAAGGTCGCGGGCGCCCACCCCCGGCGGGTCGAAAGACTGGATCGTCGCCAACACCTCGCCGACGATCTCCTCGCCGACGCCCGTCGCCGCCGCAATCTCAGCAGGGTCGCTGCGCAGGTAGCCTTTGTCGTCAATATTGCCGATGATGTACCGGCCGACAGAGCGGCGCAAGCCGTCGGACAAGGCGAGACCCAGTTGCAATTCCAGGTGTTCCTGCAGGGTCGGCCCTTCTGCCTGTATCTCCCGCCCAAAGGGAGACTCCCTTCGCTCGGCCATCTCCCGCTCCCGGGGGGGATCCGGGGACTCCAGCAAGGGGTTTTGAACCAGCTCCCTTCCTATGAAGAGGGATAATTCCAGGGTGTTCATCTGCAGGATAGCGAGCGCTTGACGCAGTTCGGGCGTCATGACCAACCTTTGCGACTGTTCGATCTGTTGTCCCAATCCGACTTGCATCGGCCATCACCCCCCGGTGCTGTCTATGCCTGTTGCCTCGCCCTCACTCCGGGAGTGTCGGGTAGGCGGGCTGGCGGATCACCCGAGCGGGAACGCCGGCCACGAAGGTGTTGGGCGGCACGTCGGCCGTCACGACGGCGCCGGCGGCCACGATGGCATAGTCGCCGATGGACACGCCCGGGAGGATGGTGCTGTTGGCGCCGATGACCACCCCGTCGCCGATGCGCACCTCGCCCAGGCGGTACTCCCGCAGCAGGTACTCATGGGCCAGGATGGTCGTATTATAGCCGATCACGCAGTCGTTGCCGATGGTGATCAACTCCGGGTGGAGGATATCCATCATCACCATGAAAGCCACCGAGGCGTCCTTGCCCACGCGCATGCCCAGCAAGCGGTAGAGCCGGTTCTTCCACTCCAAAAAGGGGACATAGCGGGCCAGCAGGATGATCAAGACATTGCGAAAGACCCGCCAGAAGGGAACATGGCTGTATACATGCCGGAGGGAGTTCTTGCCATGCACGGGATAGGCGACGGTGCGGCGAGCCACGGCTCAATCCTCCCTCGGCACGCCGCCCTGCCGGGAAAAGGCCTCGGCCAGGCTCTCCAGCCTGCGCAGGCGGTGGTTGACGCCTGATTTGCCTACAGGCGGGTTGAGCATCTGGCCCAGTTCCTTCAAGCTGGCGTCCGGATACTGGAGGCGCAGTTCGGCGACTTCCCGCAGCTGGGACGGCAGATTGGCGAAGCCGATGCGGTTTTGCACAAACCGGATCATCTCCGTCTGCCGCAAGGCGGCGTCGACAGTCTTGTTCAAGTTGGCTGTTTCACAGTTGACGAGGCGGTTGACCTGGTTGCGCATCCCTTTGACGATGCGCACATTTTCGAAGTTGAGCAGCGCCGAATGGGCGCCGATGATGCTCAGCATCTCTACGATCTGTTCGCTCTCCTTCAGGTAGACGATGAACCATCCCTTGCGCTGGCTCACTTTAGCCGTTAAGCCAAACCGGTGCAGCAGTTCCGAGAGGATCCGGGCATGGGTCTCGTCATTGGTGATGATCTCCAGGTGGTAGGTTCCCTCTGGGCTGTTGACGGAACCGCCGCCGAGGAAAGCCCCGCGCAGGTAGGCGCGCCGGCAACACTGCCGTTTGAGCAGTTCCGATGGGGGCTCGAAGGAAAAACCGCCTTGGCTGTCGGTGATGCCCATTTCCTGAAGGACATCCCTGCCGCCGATGCGCGCCGGCAGGGAGATGACGTAGACGTTGCTCTTTTTCAACCGTCGCTTTCGGCGGACGAGGATCTGCGTCTGTACACCGAAGACGGCTTTGATCAGGCGGAAGATCTTGCGGGCCGAGCTGGCGCTCTCGGTGGAGACCGTCAGGGAAAGGCCCTGTTCGCCGCTGATCTGCAAGGAGCCGTCCATCCGAAAAAGCGCCGCCAATTCCGCCAGTTGGCAACAGCGGCGGCGTGGTTGGATCCGGGCCAGTTCTTCCTTCGTTTCTACAGAAAAAGACATGTTGCTTCCACCCACTCCTGCGCTAGCCTTCCACACGGTTTTGCCATGACCGGTGCAGGGGCGACCGGGCCAGCTTGCGTCGATACAGTAAGCGATCCACGATCCCCACCCGGCGCTGCCGTTCCTTCGCCCGAAACACCACATTCATGATCGCCAGGGCCAGCCGCGCCGGGTCATGGCGAACAAAGTTCTCCTTATTGATGAGACGGGCGCGGATGACCTTGCAGCCCTGCTTTTCCAGATACTTACTGTCGATGATGACAGGCTTTTGGTTTTTTTCTTCGTATTTGCGAAGGAGCGCCTTCGAGATCGGCTCGGTGTTGACGATGATGGCATCGACCAGTTTTCCGCCACAATGGCGATGGATCGCCGCCACGTGACGGGAGGCGGTATAGCCGTCTGTCTCCCCCGGCTGGGTCATCACATTGCAGACATAGATCTTCGGCGCTCCTGTCCTGCGCAAGGCCTGGACGATGCCATCTACAAGCAGGTTGGGAATGACACTGGTAAAAAGGCTGCCCGGGCCGAGGATGATCGCGTCAGCCTCATCGATCGCCTGCAGTGTCTGCGGCAGCGGTTCACAATTGGGAGGATCCAGGTATACACGGCGAATCCCCTCTCCATCTGCCGTGATGGCCGTTTC from Heliomicrobium modesticaldum Ice1 encodes the following:
- the whiA gene encoding DNA-binding protein WhiA; protein product: MSFSVETKEELARIQPRRRCCQLAELAALFRMDGSLQISGEQGLSLTVSTESASSARKIFRLIKAVFGVQTQILVRRKRRLKKSNVYVISLPARIGGRDVLQEMGITDSQGGFSFEPPSELLKRQCCRRAYLRGAFLGGGSVNSPEGTYHLEIITNDETHARILSELLHRFGLTAKVSQRKGWFIVYLKESEQIVEMLSIIGAHSALLNFENVRIVKGMRNQVNRLVNCETANLNKTVDAALRQTEMIRFVQNRIGFANLPSQLREVAELRLQYPDASLKELGQMLNPPVGKSGVNHRLRRLESLAEAFSRQGGVPRED
- the rpoN gene encoding RNA polymerase factor sigma-54, coding for MQVGLGQQIEQSQRLVMTPELRQALAILQMNTLELSLFIGRELVQNPLLESPDPPREREMAERRESPFGREIQAEGPTLQEHLELQLGLALSDGLRRSVGRYIIGNIDDKGYLRSDPAEIAAATGVGEEIVGEVLATIQSFDPPGVGARDLAECLRIQLCRQGKLTPHLERILEDHLPDVAAGRLHRIAQRLKVTVGEVQAMVDRLKELAPKPGTPFGREGDNRPILPDVIIEQIDGEYLVLVNDGLLPRLTINRTYRHILNEEGAPGEAKAYVEERLHSALSLIRAIEQRRLTLHKVVSAIVERQRPFLEQGLAGLKPMTLRDVALKTGVHESTVSRSVAGKYAQTPRGIFELKFFFGSGVRTATGEEKATAGAIKPLIRQLIDGEDKHHPLSDQQIAESLHEQGIPLSRRTVAKYREELGIPPTAQRRRYR
- the gap gene encoding type I glyceraldehyde-3-phosphate dehydrogenase, coding for MAVRIGINGFGRIGRLAARVAIANPEVEIVAINDLTDAKTNAHLFKYDSVHGTFQGQVAVSNDSIEIDGKAIKVFAQKDPALIPWGDVGVDIVIESTGFFVDGEKASAHLRGGAKKVIISAPAKNEDITVVMGVNEDTYDPAAHRIISNASCTTNCLAPVAKVLNDQFGIVKGLMTTVHAYTNDQKILDQTHKDLRRARAAAMSIVPTSTGAAKAIGKVIPELAGKLNGFAMRVPTPNVSVVDLVVDVQKKTTAEEVNAALKTASEGAMKGFLGFSELPLVSRDFNGTTFSSIVDALSTMVIDGDMVKIVAWYDNEYGYSCRLIDLAAYVAGKGL
- a CDS encoding acyltransferase, producing MARRTVAYPVHGKNSLRHVYSHVPFWRVFRNVLIILLARYVPFLEWKNRLYRLLGMRVGKDASVAFMVMMDILHPELITIGNDCVIGYNTTILAHEYLLREYRLGEVRIGDGVVIGANSTILPGVSIGDYAIVAAGAVVTADVPPNTFVAGVPARVIRQPAYPTLPE